In Candidatus Bathyarchaeota archaeon, the DNA window TCTATTGATAGCTGGAGATTTGGTAGATGGAATAGGAATCTATCCACGCCAAGAAGAAGAATTGGTCATTACAGATGTTTACAAACAATATGAACTATTGGCCCAATATATTGAACAAATACCAGACTACATAGATGTAGTTATTGTGCCTGGTAATCATGATGCAGTAAGGCAAGCATTGCCACAACCCGCCATTAGCAAAGATTATGCAAAGCCGATTTATGAGGTAAAGAATGTTATTTCATTAGGTAATCCTTCTAAAATAAGATTGCACGGAGTGACTTTTTTGATCTATCATGGAAGAAGTCTAGATGATGTGTTAGCTACTTTACCTAATTTAGATTTCCAAAAACCGGAAAAAGGGATGGAATATCTCTTAAGAAATAGACATCTTGCAATTGAGTATGGAAAAAGGACATCAATAGCTCCTTTACAGGAAGATCTGTTAGTAATCGATGAGCCACCAGATGTGTTCCAAGCAGGCCATATACATGTTTTGAAACATGAAATATACAGAGGAACATTAATAGTCAATTGTGGAGCTTGGCAATCACAGACAAATTATCAGAAAAGAATGGGTTTAATGCCTACTCCTGGGATTTTACCATTAGTGAATCTTCAGACATTAAAAACAAGTCTAATAGATTTCAAAACATGAAGTGCTTTTAACGCCTTTTTGGGAGGCATTTTGGGATGTATTGAAATAATCCTCCAACAACTTCATCCTCAGACAACACATTTAGCACAGTTCTAGGTGAAACGCCAAGACGGATTTTCTTTGTTCTGCCAAAGCGTCCAAAACTGACTACTCTAGCGTTTAGAATGCCAAGCAGATCTAGTTCATTTATAAGTCCACTTACCCTTCTCTGTGTTAAAGGTTCTAATTCTATGGATTTGCATAACTCTTTGTAGATTTCAAAAATGTTCCCGGTTATCACACCTTCCTCAGGCATAAAGTTGTTTAGTAAAAAAGTAACAACAATTACTATTTTAGAATGTAAAGGTAAAGATGAAAGAGCTTCTGATACTCGATCATGTTCGATTTTTTTCTGAGCTAATCGTATATGATCTTCTTTAACCTTTTCAATTCCTTCCCGCTCGGCTAATTCTCCAGCAACTCTTAAAAGATCAAGGGCTCGTCTTGCATCTCCATGTTCTCCAGCTGCTAATGCTGCACATAATTTAAGTGATGAAAAGTCTATCGCATCATTATGAAAGGCTTCTTTAACCCTAATCAACAAAATGTCATACAATTCATTAGCAAGGTAAGGTTTGAAAACAACTTCTTCCTCACTCAGACAACTAAGAATACGAGCGTCAAGGAACTCTTTAAAGTGGAGATCATTTGAAACGCAAATTAAACCAACCCAATTGCTATTAAGATTTTCATTTATTCTTGTTAATTCATATAGAAGATTATTATCTTCATCCTTTCTGACTAAGGCGTCTATTTCATCCAGTACTACTAATAAAGAACATTTCTGTTGATTTAGAAATTTTTGGATTCGATTGAATAACTCACCAACAGCTAAACCTGTGAAAGGTACTTCAATTCCCAATGATCTGCAGATATCTGCAAGTACACGGTAATTTGTGCCGGTTAAACGACAATTAATATAAGATATCTTAAGAAGCGGTTCCACTTCTCTTGCTTTATTCTCAAGAGCGCTTAATACAAATTTTGAAACAGCCGTTTTACCTGTTCCGGTTTTCCCATAAATAAAAATATTCGAAATTTTTGAATGGTTTAGAGCTGGTGCCAATATTCCTGCTAATCTATTTATCTGCTCATCTCTATGAGGGAGAATATCTGGAATATAATCATGTCTCAAAACGTCTCGATTCAAAAAAATATTAGTACCTATAAGTATTTTGTTGAAGATACCTTCTACTTGATTTTCATACAAATGAATCGAGAGCCCTCCAGCTAATCTTGATAGGCAATAAAGAGACGTAATAAAAAAAATAAGGCTTCATATACAAAAAAATCAACAAATAACTGAAAAGAAATAGAGAAGACATGGATCTGTAGATTGTTTAGTCATCTACAAAAGCATCATTATTTACAATTCGCATCATTTTGTAAAGCTCATCCATGAAAATGAAAAATACTGAGCATTTTGTATTATAGGCAATACTTCTTATCTATAGCAAAATTTAAAAATGTGCTTAATTCTAAGTCTGCCTGTTTATATTTTAAATTCTAATTATAAAGCTTAAGTCCAGATGGAATTTGAAGGGATAAAATTTGAGAGTTTACTCATTTGAAGAGGGAGATGGAAAGAATAAGAGTTTACTGGGCGGAAAAGGAGCTAATCTTTGTGAAATGACCCAAATCGGTTTGCACGTTCCGCCGGGATTTGTTATAACTACAGATGCTTGTTTAGATTATTATAATAATCAAAACATAATGCCAGAGGGATTAATGGATGAAGTAAAAAGACACATAGAAGGGCTGGAAAAACAAACTATGAAAAAATTCGGTGATGCGAAGAACCCTCTTTTAATCTCTGTCAGATCCGGTGCCGCTCTTTCCATGCCTGGTATGATGGATACCGTTCTAAACCTTGGTTTAAACGATATTACTGTAGAAGGTTTAATAAACCAGACAAAGAATGTTCGATTTGCTTGGGATTCTTATAGACGTTT includes these proteins:
- a CDS encoding orc1/cdc6 family replication initiation protein; its protein translation is MYENQVEGIFNKILIGTNIFLNRDVLRHDYIPDILPHRDEQINRLAGILAPALNHSKISNIFIYGKTGTGKTAVSKFVLSALENKAREVEPLLKISYINCRLTGTNYRVLADICRSLGIEVPFTGLAVGELFNRIQKFLNQQKCSLLVVLDEIDALVRKDEDNNLLYELTRINENLNSNWVGLICVSNDLHFKEFLDARILSCLSEEEVVFKPYLANELYDILLIRVKEAFHNDAIDFSSLKLCAALAAGEHGDARRALDLLRVAGELAEREGIEKVKEDHIRLAQKKIEHDRVSEALSSLPLHSKIVIVVTFLLNNFMPEEGVITGNIFEIYKELCKSIELEPLTQRRVSGLINELDLLGILNARVVSFGRFGRTKKIRLGVSPRTVLNVLSEDEVVGGLFQYIPKCLPKRR